The following proteins are encoded in a genomic region of [Limnothrix rosea] IAM M-220:
- a CDS encoding cytochrome c has product MINDPQKLGDRPPHRAAKKRILLAIIAVLLALVLWLLWPFLTSRPAYYADIDEHFRYGTIGGESTDGIPYWLWKALPVVFEDRLPPDHLPGEGMTAFGFMQEPDHDLPIGFAKSSRQILPALGLDVVTQNCATCHVGKLRETPTAPVTLISTMPGHNVNLQGYIQFLTAIAPDERFSAKHIMPYIAEMGANLNPLEKLVYKFFVIPQAREQLLRERLDLAFMDRQSQYGPGRVDTFTSYKTRRFGFPVELLPPEQLNGIADYPSIWNQGPRAGMYLHWDGNNNNPDERNRTAALALVAPGNLNFDSLYRLQQWLNDLPAPQYPYAINQDLVAQGKPIFEANCASCHDILNRPDKLNLETVIPIGDIQTDRGRLDSYTYDLTSNQYLLFSDITYRGEDKRFKNYRKTNGYASAPLDGIWLRSPYLHNGSVPTMRDLLNPPAERPTTFYRGYDVYDQENMGFVTTVAGENSKQFFQYDTSLGGNGNGGHLYGTALSDSDKTALIEYLKTL; this is encoded by the coding sequence GTGATAAATGACCCTCAAAAATTAGGCGATCGCCCTCCCCATCGTGCGGCTAAAAAACGAATTTTGCTAGCTATTATTGCGGTATTACTCGCCTTAGTCTTGTGGTTACTCTGGCCTTTCCTAACGAGTCGACCTGCCTACTATGCTGATATTGACGAACATTTCCGTTACGGCACTATTGGCGGCGAAAGTACAGATGGTATTCCCTACTGGCTATGGAAAGCTTTGCCCGTCGTTTTTGAAGATCGGCTACCTCCAGATCATCTGCCCGGCGAAGGGATGACAGCCTTTGGATTTATGCAGGAGCCTGACCACGATTTACCCATCGGTTTTGCGAAATCGTCCCGTCAAATTTTGCCCGCCCTTGGTCTTGATGTCGTCACTCAAAATTGCGCCACTTGCCATGTCGGTAAATTGCGGGAAACGCCGACTGCTCCCGTCACCTTGATCTCTACCATGCCGGGACATAACGTTAATTTACAGGGCTATATTCAATTTTTGACGGCGATCGCCCCTGACGAAAGATTTTCGGCAAAACATATCATGCCCTACATTGCCGAGATGGGGGCGAATCTAAATCCCCTCGAAAAACTCGTCTACAAATTTTTTGTAATTCCCCAAGCCCGTGAACAACTGCTGCGGGAGCGCCTTGATCTGGCATTTATGGATCGTCAGTCGCAGTATGGGCCGGGGCGTGTTGATACTTTTACTTCTTACAAAACTCGTCGTTTTGGTTTTCCGGTGGAGTTGCTGCCGCCAGAACAACTCAATGGCATCGCTGACTATCCCAGCATTTGGAACCAAGGGCCTCGCGCTGGTATGTACCTCCATTGGGATGGCAATAATAACAATCCTGATGAACGGAATCGCACGGCAGCTTTAGCATTAGTTGCTCCGGGGAATTTGAATTTTGACTCACTCTATCGACTGCAACAGTGGCTTAATGATTTACCAGCTCCCCAATATCCCTATGCAATCAATCAAGATTTAGTGGCGCAAGGGAAACCAATTTTTGAAGCGAATTGTGCCAGTTGCCATGACATTCTCAATCGTCCCGATAAGCTCAATTTAGAAACGGTTATACCGATTGGTGACATTCAAACAGACCGTGGCAGACTGGATTCCTATACCTATGACCTGACCTCTAACCAATATTTATTGTTTAGCGACATCACCTATCGCGGTGAGGATAAACGTTTCAAAAATTACCGCAAAACTAATGGCTATGCCAGCGCCCCCCTAGATGGCATTTGGTTGCGATCGCCCTATCTCCACAATGGCTCTGTGCCAACCATGCGCGACTTGCTGAATCCCCCCGCAGAACGTCCCACCACCTTTTACCGGGGCTATGACGTGTATGACCAAGAAAATATGGGCTTTGTCACCACGGTGGCTGGGGAAAATAGCAAACAGTTTTTTCAGTACGACACCAGCTTAGGAGGCAACGGCAATGGCGGTCATCTCTACGGCACAGCCCTCAGCGACTCTGATAAAACGGCTCTTATTGAATATCTCAAAACCCTTTAA
- a CDS encoding mechanosensitive ion channel family protein: protein MKTLFFLAQLKIQTVLFFAQTGESGESQELSDKLLTEITANKVLQAVMTVAIAYGSFWLIQATTDWISERVPRRFRLAIKQALPFWKALILLISLSYLLNLFLNLSEGNLFALTGTIAVALGFAFKDYASSVIAGLIALFEAPYRMGDRIQIADHYGEVVGYGLRGIQIQTPDDNVVTVPHNKTWTEAISNANTGHLEAQVATSFYFAHHADAEKIISILYQAAYSSKYTQLKLPIVVVMEEQYWGTQFKLRCYPMDARDEFIYKTDLIRRAKQAFARHDLPYPEFARMADSEGGIGSGQLPN, encoded by the coding sequence ATGAAAACGCTATTTTTCCTCGCCCAGCTCAAAATTCAAACGGTTTTATTTTTCGCCCAAACAGGGGAGTCGGGAGAGTCGCAGGAGCTATCGGATAAACTCCTCACGGAGATCACGGCTAATAAGGTTTTACAAGCAGTGATGACTGTGGCGATCGCCTATGGTAGTTTCTGGTTGATTCAAGCGACCACCGATTGGATTTCTGAACGGGTGCCCCGCCGTTTTCGGTTAGCCATTAAACAAGCTTTGCCATTTTGGAAAGCACTCATTCTCCTGATCAGTCTGTCCTACCTGCTTAATCTTTTTCTTAATTTATCTGAAGGTAATCTTTTCGCCCTCACCGGCACCATTGCCGTCGCCCTTGGTTTCGCCTTTAAAGATTATGCCAGCTCCGTAATTGCCGGTCTCATTGCCCTATTTGAAGCCCCCTACAGGATGGGCGATCGCATCCAAATCGCAGACCATTACGGCGAAGTCGTGGGCTATGGCTTGCGGGGTATCCAGATTCAAACCCCCGACGACAATGTGGTCACAGTGCCCCACAACAAAACTTGGACAGAGGCAATTTCCAATGCCAATACCGGACATCTCGAAGCCCAAGTTGCCACCAGTTTTTACTTTGCGCACCATGCCGATGCCGAAAAGATCATTTCGATTCTCTACCAAGCCGCCTACAGCAGCAAATACACTCAGCTTAAATTGCCCATTGTTGTCGTTATGGAAGAGCAATATTGGGGGACACAATTTAAACTCCGCTGTTATCCCATGGATGCCCGCGACGAATTTATCTACAAAACAGACTTGATTCGTCGTGCCAAGCAAGCCTTTGCACGCCATGATTTACCCTACCCAGAATTTGCGCGAATGGCAGACTCCGAAGGCGGCATCGGCAGCGGACAACTTCCCAATTAG
- a CDS encoding exopolysaccharide biosynthesis protein: MARLSKELNRYFFEEDRGETVSLAQVIALAEEKVFGIVLLLLAFPSALPVPAPGYSTPFGIMIFLIAGQLILGRRKLWLPASWQRKTISTKKIQGILKKGLPWLQKVEAIAHPRLPMVCQSQGGRVLMGCTICLMAMSMSIPIPGTNTLPAISVFLTAFGLQEDDGLISAAGMVLSIVIAVLMVSVIYVFFNGGLSLLDILKNTIKP, encoded by the coding sequence ATGGCTCGCTTATCAAAGGAACTGAATCGCTATTTTTTTGAAGAAGATCGCGGTGAAACGGTGAGCCTTGCCCAAGTGATTGCCCTCGCTGAAGAAAAAGTATTTGGCATTGTGTTATTACTCCTTGCGTTTCCCTCGGCGCTGCCTGTGCCTGCACCGGGCTATTCGACTCCCTTTGGGATTATGATTTTTTTGATTGCGGGACAGCTAATTTTGGGGCGTAGGAAGCTCTGGCTGCCGGCATCTTGGCAACGCAAAACGATTTCAACGAAAAAAATTCAAGGCATTTTAAAGAAGGGCTTGCCGTGGCTCCAGAAGGTCGAGGCGATCGCCCACCCCCGTTTACCGATGGTCTGCCAAAGCCAAGGGGGAAGGGTTTTGATGGGTTGTACGATTTGTTTGATGGCGATGTCGATGAGCATTCCGATTCCCGGCACGAATACATTACCTGCCATTAGCGTATTTTTGACGGCGTTTGGGTTGCAGGAAGACGATGGGTTAATCAGCGCCGCCGGGATGGTGCTTTCCATTGTGATTGCAGTGCTAATGGTTTCTGTGATTTATGTCTTCTTTAATGGCGGTTTGAGTTTACTCGATATTCTCAAAAATACGATCAAACCCTAA
- a CDS encoding serine/threonine-protein kinase: MSNLLEKNSSSNTLIIGSIIQGRYQVLSKLKGGALSRTYLVQDLSQPNEPKCVLKHYPYNKEIPRLYKTNMRLFLKEAKHLQVLSVHPQIPRLVDYFGITDQGWYLVQDLVEGKLVNNILPMSEYSDNCWSVYEVARFIHDICETLQFIHSQKIIHCDLKPNNIISRATDGRLVVIDFGSAQYIPGFQSNEDTSITSLRTKITVSPSGYLAPEQMNGQPQPCSDFYALGVMAIQAWTGLDPARIKKDSHTGEFVWDQYVKIEHPEACRRLVEIVTRMVKPDIGDRFRHARDLIGELDAFIHTFDEEQDDVPLDYGKISFDDSTLFKKPEELPEDLQGPIEAQKRPKPQSLEETILPPAMAKDTYIQKDDEDFYKQTFIQGEDESLDFDDSFAAELEHSDDIVQEAESTSELSANDLPLKLKRPKSGPKKLPVFALISISIVIVNGLLIAFGLQHLIKNMATGDVPEPGDDFQRAQDAYAQGDLPEAIAIAKAIPQQSPAYQQAQENLAQWQGELQQGQGETAAETTPTETSEPEAIAVATTEIESPAVAEAPKPTPAQNEFQRAQNVYAQGNLPEAINIAKAIPQGAPDYQDAQTNLVNWEGELQAQTAKIEGIQAAHEAQNWQDVVAKGKELKDPALKEQVSPLIEAAQFEIDVAAYTRVQKAFDLATNYKFNEALATLAEAPPNSKFANVITDKLAEYEGKKAIRNHFYLQQAVNHAEAREFSEAVVFLEQISDDSKHHELAEVKIVEYSEKQKIKEAYERWSAAQAKQQNNDASSNKVEFTEGSPSAMRRQLQSSEMVSQVNPGMVLQHIT; this comes from the coding sequence GTGAGCAATCTATTAGAGAAAAACTCCAGTTCCAATACATTAATTATCGGCAGTATTATTCAAGGGCGTTATCAAGTTCTGAGCAAGCTCAAGGGTGGCGCATTGTCGCGGACTTATCTCGTGCAGGATTTGTCCCAGCCCAATGAACCGAAATGCGTTCTGAAACATTACCCCTACAACAAAGAGATTCCCCGTCTGTACAAGACCAATATGCGTCTGTTTCTCAAGGAAGCGAAGCATTTACAGGTGCTCAGCGTTCATCCCCAGATTCCCCGCCTTGTGGATTATTTTGGCATTACGGATCAGGGCTGGTATTTAGTGCAAGATCTCGTTGAAGGCAAACTTGTCAACAATATTTTGCCCATGAGCGAGTACAGCGATAATTGCTGGAGTGTGTATGAGGTTGCTCGCTTTATCCACGACATTTGTGAGACGTTGCAGTTTATCCACAGCCAAAAGATTATTCACTGTGACCTAAAGCCGAACAACATTATTAGCCGTGCCACGGATGGTCGCCTCGTGGTTATTGATTTTGGTTCAGCGCAGTATATTCCGGGCTTCCAGAGCAATGAAGATACCTCCATCACGTCGCTACGGACAAAAATTACTGTTAGTCCGTCGGGCTATTTAGCGCCAGAACAGATGAATGGTCAGCCGCAACCTTGTAGTGATTTTTATGCATTGGGCGTTATGGCGATTCAGGCATGGACTGGTCTTGACCCTGCTCGCATCAAAAAAGATAGTCACACGGGGGAGTTTGTTTGGGATCAGTATGTCAAGATTGAACACCCTGAGGCTTGTCGCCGCCTAGTGGAAATCGTTACACGGATGGTGAAACCGGATATTGGCGATCGCTTCCGCCATGCGAGGGATCTTATTGGCGAGCTGGATGCTTTTATCCATACCTTTGATGAAGAACAAGATGATGTCCCCCTCGATTACGGCAAAATTTCCTTTGATGATTCCACGTTATTTAAGAAGCCAGAAGAACTACCGGAGGATCTCCAAGGGCCTATTGAAGCTCAAAAACGACCCAAACCCCAATCTCTAGAGGAGACTATTTTGCCACCAGCCATGGCTAAGGATACCTACATCCAAAAGGACGATGAGGATTTTTATAAGCAAACCTTTATTCAGGGTGAAGATGAATCTCTTGATTTTGATGACTCTTTCGCTGCAGAACTGGAGCATAGCGATGACATTGTTCAAGAGGCTGAAAGTACGTCAGAACTTAGCGCCAATGATTTACCGCTCAAACTCAAGCGACCGAAGTCTGGCCCGAAGAAGTTGCCTGTATTTGCCTTGATTAGTATCAGCATCGTTATTGTGAATGGTCTATTGATTGCCTTTGGCTTGCAACATCTCATTAAAAATATGGCGACGGGGGATGTACCCGAGCCGGGTGATGATTTTCAGCGGGCGCAGGATGCCTATGCCCAAGGGGATCTACCTGAGGCGATCGCCATCGCGAAGGCCATTCCCCAACAAAGCCCGGCCTACCAACAAGCCCAAGAAAATTTAGCCCAGTGGCAAGGGGAACTTCAGCAAGGTCAAGGTGAAACAGCAGCAGAAACCACACCGACAGAAACATCAGAACCAGAAGCTATAGCAGTAGCCACCACAGAAATAGAATCTCCAGCTGTTGCAGAAGCACCGAAACCCACACCTGCCCAAAACGAATTCCAACGGGCACAGAATGTTTATGCCCAAGGCAATTTACCGGAAGCCATTAATATTGCCAAAGCGATTCCCCAAGGTGCACCAGATTACCAAGATGCCCAGACAAATCTTGTGAACTGGGAAGGGGAACTTCAAGCGCAAACAGCAAAAATCGAGGGGATTCAGGCAGCTCACGAGGCGCAAAACTGGCAAGACGTAGTCGCCAAGGGCAAAGAACTCAAAGATCCAGCCCTCAAGGAACAAGTTAGCCCACTGATCGAGGCCGCACAATTTGAAATTGATGTGGCAGCCTACACCAGAGTGCAAAAGGCCTTCGATTTAGCGACAAACTATAAGTTCAATGAGGCTCTAGCAACCTTAGCCGAAGCCCCGCCTAATAGTAAGTTTGCCAATGTCATTACAGACAAGCTCGCGGAATATGAAGGCAAAAAAGCCATTCGTAATCATTTTTATCTCCAGCAGGCGGTTAATCATGCGGAAGCGCGGGAGTTTAGCGAAGCGGTGGTTTTCCTTGAGCAGATTTCTGATGACTCCAAGCACCATGAGCTAGCGGAGGTCAAAATTGTTGAATACAGTGAAAAGCAAAAAATCAAAGAAGCCTATGAACGGTGGTCTGCAGCTCAAGCAAAGCAGCAAAACAATGATGCCAGCAGCAATAAGGTTGAGTTTACAGAAGGTTCACCTTCGGCAATGCGTCGGCAATTGCAGTCCTCTGAAATGGTGAGTCAAGTTAATCCGGGTATGGTGTTACAGCACATTACCTAG
- a CDS encoding mannose-1-phosphate guanylyltransferase produces MGFIPVILAGGKGERFWPLSRRDRPKQFLSLDGSGISLLQATAKRLLPDGQWDNLWIVTAAMIADQVQEQLPNLPSKNILVEPDRRDTAAAIAWTCVELAKHYDENTVVAFFPADHWIGDEPKFLATLNQAADFVATRQAIATIGITPDNPATGYGYIEQGGAATDDIFKVAQFREKPDVETAKSFLATGKFSWNSGIFLFSIGTAIKELAMHAPEILEPLQAKGTAAYAELPKISVDFALMEKTKNAYVLPAEFGWDDLGDWKSLERLLPPDESQNVHVGNYQAFDTDGSIVYSENENETIVTLGVSDVVVVRQGDVTIVMDKNRSQDIKKILGRLPEGLL; encoded by the coding sequence ATGGGTTTTATTCCGGTAATTTTGGCGGGTGGTAAGGGTGAACGATTTTGGCCTCTTAGTCGCCGCGATCGCCCGAAACAGTTTTTGAGTTTAGATGGGTCTGGGATAAGCCTCCTGCAAGCGACGGCGAAGCGTTTATTACCGGATGGGCAATGGGACAATCTCTGGATTGTGACGGCGGCAATGATTGCGGATCAAGTGCAAGAACAACTGCCCAATTTGCCCAGTAAAAATATTTTGGTGGAACCGGATCGGCGGGATACGGCGGCGGCGATCGCCTGGACTTGTGTGGAGCTCGCCAAGCATTATGACGAAAATACAGTTGTTGCTTTTTTCCCAGCAGATCACTGGATCGGTGATGAACCGAAGTTTCTGGCGACGTTAAATCAAGCGGCGGATTTTGTGGCAACACGGCAGGCGATCGCCACCATTGGTATTACCCCCGATAATCCGGCGACGGGCTATGGCTATATTGAACAGGGGGGCGCAGCGACGGACGATATTTTTAAAGTGGCGCAGTTCCGCGAAAAGCCGGATGTGGAGACTGCAAAATCTTTTCTCGCCACAGGCAAATTTAGTTGGAATAGCGGTATTTTCCTGTTTTCCATCGGCACAGCGATTAAAGAATTGGCGATGCATGCTCCCGAAATTCTCGAACCGCTCCAAGCAAAAGGCACGGCAGCCTACGCCGAACTGCCAAAAATTAGTGTCGATTTCGCGTTGATGGAAAAAACAAAAAACGCTTATGTGCTGCCAGCTGAATTTGGTTGGGATGATTTGGGAGATTGGAAATCCCTTGAAAGATTATTACCGCCGGACGAATCTCAAAATGTCCATGTGGGCAACTACCAAGCCTTTGATACTGATGGCTCAATTGTTTACAGCGAAAACGAAAATGAAACCATTGTTACCCTCGGTGTATCTGATGTGGTAGTCGTGCGGCAGGGCGATGTCACGATTGTGATGGATAAAAATCGTAGCCAAGATATTAAGAAGATTTTGGGACGGCTGCCGGAAGGATTGCTTTGA
- a CDS encoding lipoate--protein ligase family protein codes for MSHSWRYIPLMEADGKTQMAIDEWLLEQHLAGKMPSVLRFYTWQPVAISLGRHQRKYPQAWHGLTYQGEKIDIVRRPSGGRAVLHQGDLTYAVITSGLKGDRCQIYKRLCSFLIAGFRELGIELSYGKSQRNYTRHDSCFRTHTSADLVTENGYKLIGSAQLRRKHAILQHGSIRLNPDLAFYKSVFSETNDASIAPLVPSHAHLIPYFLSNGQNLWGNDLSELPLQPQERQSILFSTSLPRP; via the coding sequence GTGAGTCATAGTTGGCGGTATATTCCTCTGATGGAGGCTGATGGGAAGACTCAGATGGCGATCGATGAGTGGCTTTTGGAGCAACATCTCGCTGGAAAGATGCCGTCGGTTTTGCGGTTTTATACTTGGCAACCGGTGGCGATTTCCCTCGGTCGTCATCAACGCAAGTATCCGCAAGCATGGCATGGTTTGACTTATCAAGGTGAAAAGATTGATATTGTCCGTCGTCCGAGCGGTGGTCGAGCGGTGCTGCACCAAGGGGATTTGACCTACGCGGTTATTACGTCTGGATTGAAGGGCGATCGCTGCCAAATTTATAAAAGGCTATGTAGTTTTCTGATCGCGGGTTTCCGTGAATTGGGAATTGAATTAAGTTACGGCAAATCCCAACGCAACTATACTCGCCACGACAGTTGTTTTCGCACCCATACCAGCGCCGATCTTGTGACGGAAAATGGCTATAAATTAATCGGTTCTGCTCAACTGCGCCGCAAACATGCCATCTTGCAGCATGGTTCGATTCGTCTCAATCCCGATCTAGCTTTCTACAAATCTGTTTTTTCCGAGACAAATGATGCCTCTATTGCGCCCCTAGTCCCATCCCATGCCCATCTCATCCCATATTTTCTGAGTAATGGTCAAAATCTCTGGGGAAATGACTTATCAGAACTCCCTTTACAACCTCAAGAACGACAATCCATTCTTTTCTCTACTTCACTTCCAAGACCATAA